A single region of the Paraburkholderia sprentiae WSM5005 genome encodes:
- a CDS encoding 5'-nucleotidase: MIPGEKVMTVAVSARALFDFEEENRAFLEEDPAGYRALQGKRLDLPARPGAAFSLVRKLLALNCGDAHNVEVAILSRNDPVTGLRVFASARHHGLPIGRAIFTGGAAPHRYLGALGADLFLSANAVDVRAAMAAGFASARVWPEPSPEGHLRDDGELRIAFDGDSVLFSDEAERVFRLMQLERFIDHEVRNAHTPLPPGPLKPFLSALCRLRNGSGSPVSVRTALVTARSAPAHERAIRTLMAWGVTVDEAMFLGGRPKAPFLAEFGPDIFFDDQLRNCESASRHVTTGHVPYGINNEAEVALQ, translated from the coding sequence ATGATTCCAGGCGAAAAGGTGATGACGGTTGCAGTTTCGGCGAGAGCGCTGTTCGACTTCGAAGAGGAAAACCGGGCGTTTCTAGAGGAAGACCCGGCAGGGTATCGTGCGCTCCAAGGAAAAAGGCTCGACCTTCCCGCTCGCCCGGGGGCAGCGTTTTCGCTCGTTCGAAAGCTTCTCGCCCTGAACTGCGGTGACGCACACAATGTCGAAGTCGCGATTCTTTCGCGCAATGACCCGGTCACCGGGCTGCGGGTTTTTGCTTCGGCCCGGCATCATGGGCTTCCCATTGGACGCGCCATTTTCACCGGCGGGGCGGCACCGCATCGCTATCTGGGCGCGCTCGGCGCGGACCTTTTTCTGTCGGCGAATGCCGTTGACGTTCGTGCGGCCATGGCTGCCGGATTTGCGTCCGCGCGAGTCTGGCCGGAGCCATCGCCTGAAGGCCATCTACGCGATGACGGCGAATTGCGTATCGCGTTCGACGGCGATTCAGTCTTGTTTAGTGATGAGGCCGAGCGCGTCTTCCGGTTAATGCAACTGGAGCGGTTCATCGACCACGAGGTCCGCAATGCACACACGCCTTTGCCACCGGGACCGCTCAAGCCGTTCCTCAGTGCGCTTTGCCGGCTTCGAAACGGCTCCGGGTCGCCCGTGTCGGTGCGGACGGCGCTTGTCACGGCGCGAAGTGCGCCTGCACATGAGCGCGCGATTCGGACGTTGATGGCCTGGGGTGTCACGGTGGATGAGGCAATGTTTCTTGGCGGCCGGCCGAAAGCGCCTTTCCTCGCAGAATTTGGACCGGACATTTTCTTCGACGACCAGTTGCGTAACTGCGAGTCCGCGTCGCGGCATGTGACGACGGGACACGTGCCTTATGGAATCAACAATGAGGCTGAGGTTGCACTTCAATGA
- a CDS encoding GIY-YIG nuclease family protein, which yields MATANQALMTNRPQTIQIYLPSGDPRGLRVAEITTRIVRVIEIPRSLVSEFATMSEANQVGLYFLLGGTDDGVSPKVYIGQSGNVGTRILQHNQSKDFWNKALVAVSLTNNLTQTHALFLEWLSIKEAQQASRYQLENGNAGARPHTPAPLEADCHEIHETARTLIATLGHPVFEPLRPLESSKHEELLFCKASGADGKGYYTEEGFVVLKGSSGRRENVPSIQGTRDEVLREHLVETGVFAVDGERVVIQKDHLFSSPSRAAVALAGRTANGWIEWKNGAGKTLDELKRVP from the coding sequence GTGGCAACTGCTAACCAAGCTCTAATGACTAACCGGCCACAAACCATTCAGATATACCTGCCATCAGGGGACCCGCGCGGGCTGCGCGTCGCTGAAATCACCACCCGCATCGTGAGGGTCATCGAGATACCGCGCAGCCTCGTCAGCGAATTCGCGACGATGTCTGAGGCCAACCAGGTCGGATTGTATTTCCTGCTAGGAGGCACCGACGACGGCGTTAGCCCAAAGGTTTACATCGGGCAGTCCGGCAATGTTGGAACCCGCATTCTCCAGCACAACCAGTCGAAGGACTTCTGGAACAAGGCCCTTGTCGCCGTATCCCTAACGAACAATCTTACGCAAACGCACGCGCTCTTTCTTGAATGGTTATCCATCAAGGAAGCCCAGCAGGCTTCTCGCTATCAACTCGAGAACGGCAACGCTGGCGCGCGCCCTCACACGCCCGCTCCACTGGAAGCTGATTGTCATGAGATTCACGAGACCGCGCGGACGCTCATAGCGACCCTTGGCCACCCGGTGTTCGAGCCGCTCAGGCCCTTGGAATCGTCGAAGCACGAGGAACTCTTGTTCTGCAAGGCGTCGGGAGCTGATGGTAAAGGATATTACACGGAGGAGGGGTTCGTTGTGCTCAAGGGGTCCAGCGGCCGACGCGAGAATGTGCCATCAATCCAGGGCACTCGAGATGAAGTCCTTCGAGAGCACCTTGTCGAAACCGGTGTGTTCGCCGTCGACGGAGAAAGAGTCGTTATCCAAAAGGACCACTTGTTCAGTTCTCCCAGTCGTGCAGCAGTCGCTCTGGCTGGACGTACAGCAAACGGTTGGATTGAATGGAAGAACGGGGCAGGAAAGACCTTGGACGAGCTAAAGCGGGTACCGTGA
- a CDS encoding SIR2 family NAD-dependent protein deacylase, with product MTDTEVLERASRWLREADGLLVTAGAGMGVDSGLPDFRGNQGLWSAYPALGDAGIAFEAIANPDAFRKNPGLAWGFYGHRLALYRRVVPHAGFAVLRRWADRMEKGAFVYTSNVDGHFQKAGFRESSVAECHGSIHHFQCTEPCSTNIWPSGGFEPDVDVRACHLRNGFPRCPYCGGLARPNILMFSDWAWLEERTHSQLDRLDRWLQGVSRPVVVELGAGTSLPTVRRFGERHGPHVIRINAREPGIDATKGIGLRGTALETLEALDSVLRGG from the coding sequence ATGACCGACACTGAAGTGCTGGAGCGGGCTTCCCGCTGGCTGCGTGAGGCGGACGGCTTGCTTGTTACCGCCGGCGCGGGAATGGGCGTGGATTCGGGCTTGCCAGATTTTCGAGGAAATCAGGGACTGTGGTCCGCTTATCCGGCACTTGGCGATGCGGGCATTGCGTTTGAGGCGATTGCGAATCCGGATGCCTTCAGGAAGAATCCCGGACTTGCCTGGGGCTTCTATGGCCACCGCCTTGCGCTTTACAGGCGCGTCGTACCGCACGCGGGTTTTGCTGTCCTGCGACGCTGGGCGGACCGGATGGAGAAGGGGGCGTTCGTCTATACGAGTAACGTTGACGGGCATTTTCAGAAGGCAGGATTTCGGGAAAGTTCGGTCGCCGAATGTCACGGGTCCATCCACCACTTCCAATGCACGGAGCCTTGCTCGACCAATATCTGGCCGTCAGGCGGTTTCGAGCCGGACGTGGACGTGCGTGCGTGCCATCTTCGGAACGGATTTCCGCGTTGTCCGTACTGCGGCGGACTCGCGCGACCCAATATCCTCATGTTCTCGGACTGGGCGTGGCTGGAGGAGCGCACGCACAGTCAGCTCGATAGACTCGACAGGTGGCTTCAGGGAGTCTCGCGACCTGTCGTCGTGGAGCTCGGTGCGGGGACTTCGCTACCGACGGTGAGGCGCTTCGGTGAACGACATGGGCCACATGTCATCCGCATCAATGCGAGGGAGCCCGGCATTGATGCAACGAAGGGTATCGGTCTTCGCGGGACCGCGCTCGAGACGCTCGAAGCGCTTGATAGCGTCTTGCGTGGCGGCTGA